The genomic region CGCAGCTCGGCGTCGAGCGTGCCCAGGCGCTCGAAGTCGCTCGCCGCCTCCGCCATCTGGGCGTGCAGCTTCGCCTCGCGCTCGCCGAACTTGTCGATCTGCCGCTCCAGGCGGTTGAGCTCCTTCTGCAGCTCGCGCAGCTCCTTGGCGGACAGCCCGGCGTCCTGCACCGGCTGACTGTCCGGCCGCACCTGCTCGGCAGGGCCGGCCGCGCCGGAGGCCGCGCGGGCCGACAGGGCCTGGCCCGCCGCCCGGCGCTCCAGGTATTCGTCCACCCCGCCCGGCAGCATCGACATCGTGCCGTCCCCGAGGAGCGCGACGCAGCGGTCGGCCACCCTCTCCAGGAAGTACCGGTCGTGGCTGACCACCACGAGCGTGCCCGGCCACGCGTCGAGCAGGTCCTCCAGCTCGGTGAGCGTCTCGATGTCGAGGTCGTTGGTCGGCTCGTCGAGCAGCAGCACGTTCGGCTCATCCATGATCAGCCGCAGGAGCTGCAGCCGCCGGCGCTCGCCGCCGGACAGGTCGCCGACGACCTTCCACTGCGCCTCGCCCCGGAAGCCGAGACGTTCCAGCAGCTGGGAGGCCGACCACTCCTTCTTGCCCACCTGGACGTACTTGCGGATCTCCTCGACCGTCTCCAGCACCCGCCGTGTGGGGTCCAGCTCGGCGAGCTCCTGCGACAGATGCGCGAGCCGTACGGTCTTGCCGCGTACGACGCGGCCGGAGTCGTGTTCGACCGTGCCGGACAGCAGGCGCAGCACCGACGACTTGCCCGAGCCGTTGACCCCGATCAGCCCGATCCGGTCCCCCGGCCCGAGCTGGTAGGTGCACCGGTCGAGCACCAGCGGACCCGATCCCGGCCCGCCGGCGTGGAGCGTCACGTCCTCCAGGTCCACGACGGTCTTGCCGAGCCGCGCCGAGGCGAAGTTGAGCAGCTCGACCGTCTCCCGCACCGGCGGCTCGTTGGCGATGAGCGCCTCGGCGGCGTTGATCCGGAACTTGGGCTTGGAGGTCCGGGCCGGCGGTCCGCGCCGCAGCCAGGCGATCTCCTTGCGCATGAGGTTCTGCCGGCGGTCCTCCGCGGCCTGCGCGATCCGCGCCCGCTCGGCCTTGGCCAGCACGTACGCCGCGTAGCCGCCCTCGTAGCGCTCGACCGAGCCGTCGACGACCTCCCACGTGCGGGTGGAGACCGCGTCGAGGAACCACCGGTCGTGCGTGACCACCAGCAGCGCGGACTTGCGCTGGACGAGATGCCCGGCGAGCCAGGCGATGGCCTCGATGTCGAGGTGGTTGGTGGGCTCGTCGAGGATCAGCAGGTCGTGCTCCTCGACCAGCAGCCGCGCCAGTGCCGTACGGCGGCGCTCACCGCCGGACAGCGCGCCCGCGGGAGCCGCGAGGTCGATGTCGCCGAGCAGGTTGGCGAGGATCTCTCTGATCGCGGGGTCGCCGGCCCACTCGTGCTCGGCCCGTCCGCCCAGCACGATGTCCTTCACGGCGGTGTCCGGGTCGAACTGGTCACGCTGTGAGAGCGTGCCGACGCGCAGGCCGCGGGTGTGCGTCACGCGGCCGCTGTCGGGCTTCAGCGTCCCCGCGATGATCGAGATGAGCGTGGTCTTGCCACCGCCGTTGCGGCCGACGACGCCGATCCGGTCGCCCTGCTCGAGCCCGAGCGAGACGTCGGCGAGCAGCGGCTTGGGCCCGAAGGCGTGGGAGACAGACTCCAGATTGACCAGATTCATGGCCTGTAAAGCTTATCCGGCCCCCGCACCGGCGATGGTCGCGCCGGGGACGGGACCATGGGCGGTGACGACGGCCCGGCAGCCGTCGACGTCCGTGATCAGACCGGCCAGCTCGTGCGCGTGCTCGGCCGACTCGGCCAGGAACGCGCAGGTGGGGCCGGACCCGGACACGAGCGCGCCGAGCGCTCCGTGCTCACGCCCGGCGGCGAGCGTGTCCGCGAGCGAGGGACGCAGCGCCAGCGCCGCGGGCTGGAGGTCGTTGGCCAGCGCCTGCCCCAGCGCCTTGGCGTCGCCCCGGCGCAGGGCGTCGAGCAGCGCCTCGCTCACCACGGGACGCGGCGCGGCCTCACCCGCCTCCTCGCGCAGCCGGTCGCACTCGCCGTACACCCTCGGGGTCGACAGGCCGCCGTCGGCGAGCGCGAAGACCCAGTGGAAGACCCCCGCGGTCTCCAGCGGCGCGAGCCGCTCGCCGCGTCCGGTGCCCACGGCGGTGCCGCCGAGCAGCGCGAACGGCACGTCGCTGCCGATGTCTGCGGCGATCTCCATCAGGTCCTCGACCGGCAGCCCGAGACCCCACAGCTCGTTGCAGGCGACCAGGGCCGCGGCGGCGTCGGCGCTCCCCCCGGCCATGCCGCCCGCCACGGGGATCGACTTGCGGATCAGCAGATCGGCCCGGTACGTACGGCCCGCCCGGCCGGCCAGCGCCATGGCGGCCCGGACGGCGAGGTTGTCGTCGCTCACCGGAACCCCGCCGGTGTGGTCCCCCTCGACCCTGACCGTGAGCGGAGCGGCGGTGGCGTCCCCGTC from Microbispora sp. ZYX-F-249 harbors:
- a CDS encoding ABC-F family ATP-binding cassette domain-containing protein, encoding MNLVNLESVSHAFGPKPLLADVSLGLEQGDRIGVVGRNGGGKTTLISIIAGTLKPDSGRVTHTRGLRVGTLSQRDQFDPDTAVKDIVLGGRAEHEWAGDPAIREILANLLGDIDLAAPAGALSGGERRRTALARLLVEEHDLLILDEPTNHLDIEAIAWLAGHLVQRKSALLVVTHDRWFLDAVSTRTWEVVDGSVERYEGGYAAYVLAKAERARIAQAAEDRRQNLMRKEIAWLRRGPPARTSKPKFRINAAEALIANEPPVRETVELLNFASARLGKTVVDLEDVTLHAGGPGSGPLVLDRCTYQLGPGDRIGLIGVNGSGKSSVLRLLSGTVEHDSGRVVRGKTVRLAHLSQELAELDPTRRVLETVEEIRKYVQVGKKEWSASQLLERLGFRGEAQWKVVGDLSGGERRRLQLLRLIMDEPNVLLLDEPTNDLDIETLTELEDLLDAWPGTLVVVSHDRYFLERVADRCVALLGDGTMSMLPGGVDEYLERRAAGQALSARAASGAAGPAEQVRPDSQPVQDAGLSAKELRELQKELNRLERQIDKFGEREAKLHAQMAEAASDFERLGTLDAELRDIAAQKEAAELEWMTLAERLDQ
- a CDS encoding 4-(cytidine 5'-diphospho)-2-C-methyl-D-erythritol kinase, with product MSAITVRVPAKVNLQLAVGPLREDGYHDLVNVFHAVSLFDEVTAAEPADGDATAAPLTVRVEGDHTGGVPVSDDNLAVRAAMALAGRAGRTYRADLLIRKSIPVAGGMAGGSADAAAALVACNELWGLGLPVEDLMEIAADIGSDVPFALLGGTAVGTGRGERLAPLETAGVFHWVFALADGGLSTPRVYGECDRLREEAGEAAPRPVVSEALLDALRRGDAKALGQALANDLQPAALALRPSLADTLAAGREHGALGALVSGSGPTCAFLAESAEHAHELAGLITDVDGCRAVVTAHGPVPGATIAGAGAG